The genomic interval CCGGACCGGTTCCGTCACTTGGCAACTCGGCGGCAAGCGCTCCACCTTCGATCTCGGGCCCGGCGTGCAGTTCGCCTTCCAGCACGACGCCGAATTCACCGATCCCACGACGCTGCGCCTGTTCAACAACAACTCGAACGGGTTCTCGACGCTCGGGCCGTCCAGTGTCCAGTGGATCCACCTCGACTTCGCGGCCGGCCGAGCCACGTTGGTACGCAACCAGACCCACCCGGAGGGACTCGTGGCGTTCGCCATGGGCGGCGCCGAATCGCTGCCCGGCGGCAACACGCTGGTCGGCTGGGGCATGGCTCCGCACATCTCCGAGTTCACGCCCGGCGGCGCGCTGGTCTACGACGCCGCGCTACCCGTCGGCACCTACCGCGCGTATTCGGACGACTGGGCTCCCGCGCCCTGAGCCGCGACGGATCTCACCCGCACCGCCGATCACGAAACCGTGCCCGCGCCCCAACTCGGGCTCTGGGCAACCAGTTTCGGGTCGGTGAGGCGGTGCGGGTTGCCGCCGTCGCGGTACATCGCCCAGACCTCGGCTCCGCCGTTGCCCTGCGCATCACGGACGAACCTGGTGAAGAGGATCTCGGTGCCGTCTCGGGACAGGGCCGGGTGGCCCACCGCCTCGTCGATGAGCTGACGTACCCGGCGGCCCTCGAGGTCGGTCTCGTAGATCTCGGACCGGTTCTTGCCCCCGCGGTTACTGGTGAACACGATCGCACTGCCGTCGCGGGTGAATACCGGCTCGGAGTTGTAGAAACCGTCCGACAGCAACTGCCGGGCCTCGGACCCGTCCGCGTTCATCAGCCAAAGCGTGTCCGCCCGGGTGAACGCGATCTTCGAACCGTCCGGCGAGAAACTCGGATCACTGCCCGCCCCGATCCGGACAACGCCGGTCCCATCGGGATTCATCACGAACACCGACTGCCAGTCGTCGGCGAACGCGATTCGCGCGGGATGCGGGGGCGGTCCCGCTTCCTTCGCGCAGCCGGAGACCAGCACGGCCGTGACGACGGCCACCGACACGGCCCACAACCGCCGGCCCCCGGCCGAAACGATTCGAGCACCCGAACGTCCGATACGTGACATACCACGCATCGTCCCAGGGATTACCGGCGATGGAGGCGCCTGGGCGGGATACCGGACAGCT from Nocardia wallacei carries:
- a CDS encoding TolB family protein, with protein sequence MSRIGRSGARIVSAGGRRLWAVSVAVVTAVLVSGCAKEAGPPPHPARIAFADDWQSVFVMNPDGTGVVRIGAGSDPSFSPDGSKIAFTRADTLWLMNADGSEARQLLSDGFYNSEPVFTRDGSAIVFTSNRGGKNRSEIYETDLEGRRVRQLIDEAVGHPALSRDGTEILFTRFVRDAQGNGGAEVWAMYRDGGNPHRLTDPKLVAQSPSWGAGTVS